The sequence below is a genomic window from Streptomyces sp. NBC_00289.
ACGGTCCACCGGGAAGGCGCTCACGACCGCCGCGGTGGCCTCCACGGTGCCGGTCGCGGCGAGCTGCTGATACAGCGTCGCCTGGTAGTCGTCGGGCAGGTGCTGCTCGACCTGGTCGGCCAGCGTGCCCGCCACGGCCGCCGCGGTCTCGTACTTCAGCGGCGCCACACCGACCAGGTTCTGCACGGCGACATCGCGCTCCGCGTCCGTGAGCCCGCCCTCGGCCAGGGTACGGAGCACCGCCCACAGGTCCGCCAGGGCGGGACCCGTGTTCGGGGTGTCCACGGAGCCGCTGATGGCGAGCATCGCGGCGCCCGTGCCGTCCGGCGTGGACCGCAGGACCTGCCCGAACGCCCGCACGCCGTAGGTGTAGCCCTTCTCCTCGCGCAGGACGCGGTCCAGGCGGGAGGTGAGGGTGCCACCGAGGCAGTACGTGCCGAGCACCCGCGCGGGCCACACGCGGTCGTGCCGGTCGGGGCCGACGCGGCCGATGAGCAGCTGCGTCTGGACGGCACCGGGGCGGTCCACGATGACGACCCGGCCGGTGTCGTCGGCGGTCACGGGCGGCACGGGCCGCGGCTCGGCCGTGGAGCCGGTCCAGACGCCGAGGGTCTCGCCGAGCAGTGCGTCGAGGTCGACGCCGGTGAGGTCACCGACGACCACGGCGGTCGCGGTGGCCGGCCGGACGTGCTTCTCGTAGAAGGCGCGTACGGCCGCGGAGTCGATCGCGGTGACCGTCTCCTCGGAGCCCTGGCGCGGGCGCGACATGCGCAAGGTCGCCGGGAACAGCTCCTTGGAGAGCTCCTTGGCGGCGCGGCGGGACGGGTTGGCCAGCTCGTGCGGGATCTCGTCGAGCCGGTTGCGGACGAGGCGTTCGACCTCGCTGTCCGCGAACGCGGGTGCCCTGAGGGCGTCGGCGAGCAGGTCCAGCGCCTTGGGCAGACGGGAGACCGGTACTTCGAGGCTCAGGCGGACGCCGGGGTGGTCGGCGTGCGCGTCGAGGGTGGCGCCGCTGCGCTCCAGCTCGGCGGCGAACTCCTCGGCGGAGAGCTTGTCGGTGCCTTCCGAGAAGGCCCGGGCCATGATCGTGGCCACACCGTCGAGCCCGGCCGGCTCGGCCTCCAGGGGCGCGTCCAGGAGCACCTCGACGGCGACGACCTGCTGGCCGGGGCGGTGGCAGCGCAGGACGGTCAGGCCGTTGTCGAGCGTCCCGCGCTCGGGAGCCGGGAACGCCCACGGCCGCGCCTCGCCGGCCTGCGGCTGGGGGTGGAAGTCCATCGTGGCGAGCTCGGTCACTTGGCCGCCTCCTCGTTCTCGTCCTCGTCGGCGGGGTTCTCGGTGCCCTCGGTGGGCTCGTAGACCAGCACGGCCCGGTTGTCGGGGCGCAGCCGGGCCTTGGCGACCTCCTGGACCTCCTCGGCCGTCACGTCCAGCACGCGCTG
It includes:
- a CDS encoding M16 family metallopeptidase translates to MTELATMDFHPQPQAGEARPWAFPAPERGTLDNGLTVLRCHRPGQQVVAVEVLLDAPLEAEPAGLDGVATIMARAFSEGTDKLSAEEFAAELERSGATLDAHADHPGVRLSLEVPVSRLPKALDLLADALRAPAFADSEVERLVRNRLDEIPHELANPSRRAAKELSKELFPATLRMSRPRQGSEETVTAIDSAAVRAFYEKHVRPATATAVVVGDLTGVDLDALLGETLGVWTGSTAEPRPVPPVTADDTGRVVIVDRPGAVQTQLLIGRVGPDRHDRVWPARVLGTYCLGGTLTSRLDRVLREEKGYTYGVRAFGQVLRSTPDGTGAAMLAISGSVDTPNTGPALADLWAVLRTLAEGGLTDAERDVAVQNLVGVAPLKYETAAAVAGTLADQVEQHLPDDYQATLYQQLAATGTVEATAAVVSAFPVDRLVIVLVGDAAQIKEPVEALGIGEVTVVSAE